A genome region from Penicillium psychrofluorescens genome assembly, chromosome: 3 includes the following:
- a CDS encoding uncharacterized protein (ID:PFLUO_005248-T1.cds;~source:funannotate): MEDGLYVKKMPANWYSSDGYADKMISYLDDREKTSDHRPFFAYLAFTAPHFPLQAPQESIVPYRGVYNEGPDALRERRLRRMIQMGLMEPNTVAHPFVASESPEWDNLSNEQRRKSARAMECFAGMVHRMDENIGKVLDKLEEQKELDNTVVVFLSDNGSEGAAYEAYPVIATSIMEHLATPGYYNNSIDNLGNPDSFVWYGPRWAQASTAPSRLFKTYNTEGGTRVPMVIRGPGIKRFGISHSFSTIMDITPTVLEMAGVKHPGRKWNGRDVVPMRGLSMLPWLRCETKHIHDEGFVQGWELCGRAAIRKGNWKANFVPAPRGPDKWELHDLSIDRGETNDISEKHPKIMKELMGLWEQYMLENGVIGVSPELGTVVVPTEEQLTTTGWMEFEYWKPGAREQPEKFFVDVPKIY, translated from the exons ATGGAAGACGGACTGTATGTGAAAAAGATGCCAGCTAACTGGTACTCCTCGGATGGCTATGCGGACAAAATGATCAGCTACCTTGACGACCGAGAGAAAACATCTGATCATCGACCTTTCTTTGCCTATCTGGCCTTTACGGCACCTCATTTCCCATTACAAGCTCCACAAGAAAGTATTGTACCGTACAGGGGGGTGTACAATGAGGGTCCTGATGCTTTGCGCGAAAGACGACTGAGACGGATGATTCAGATGGGCTTAATGGAACCAAACACTGTCGCTCATCCATTTGTCGCTTCTGAGAGCCCTGAGTGGGATAACTTGTCTAACGAGCAAAGGCGCAAGTCTGCTCGTGCTATGGAATGCTTTGCGGGAATGGTACATCGAATGGACGAGAATATTGGAAAGGTCCTGGACAAGTTGGAGGAACAGAAAGAGCTTGACAACACAGTTGTGGTCTTTCTTTCCGATAACGGCTCAGAAGGGGCAGCATATGAGGCGTATCCTGTCATCGCTACTTCCATCATGGAACATCTGGCAACACCTGGTTACTATAACAACAGCATCGACAACCTTGGGAATCCGGACTCTTTTGTTTGGTATGGGCCTCGATGGGCTCAAGCCTCTACAGCGCCGAGCAGGCTTTTCAAAACTTACAACACTGAGGGAGGGACTCGAGTTCCCATGGTCATCCGGGGACCCGGCATTAAACGTTTCGGGATAAGTCATTCATTCAGTACCATCATGGATATCACCCCAACAGTTCTTGAAATGGCTGGTGTAAAACATCCCGGCAGGAAATGGAATGGTCGTGATGTCGTGCCTATGCGAGGCTTGAGCATGCTTCCCTGGCTTCGCTGTGAAACAAAACATATCCATGACGAGGGATTTGTCCAGGGATGGGAACTTTGTGGCAGGGCTGCTATTCGGAAAGGAAACTGGAAAG CAAACTTTGTTCCCGCCCCCCGGGGACCCGATAAATGGGAGCTTCATGACCTTAGCATTGACAGAGGAGAAACCAATGACATTTCTGAGAAGCATCCTAAGATCATGAAAGAGCTCATGGGTCTTTGGGAACAATATATGCTCGAAAATGGTGTCATAGGCGTCTCTCCCGAGCTGGGAACTGTGGTGGTGCCCACTGAGGAGCAACTGACCACAACTGGCTGGATGGAATTTGAATACTGGAAGCCAGGGGCAAGAGAACAACCGGAAAAGTTTTTTGTGGACGTACCAAAAATCTATTAA
- a CDS encoding uncharacterized protein (ID:PFLUO_005249-T1.cds;~source:funannotate), whose product MTATSWTDAAATPSQPAGSGLFTSGATVSIDAPASVVFDIITSYSRYSEWNTWTPTLAFEDADGNVAAGAEGRLKTIMKAQNRAYDIPIEILELDRTSETHKLAWRSKLLPGWAATAERVQTVTPVSGNDGACEVKTWETMSGPAAYVFKYLMGVPKQLNESNVNYLAELKTYAEGKQAGQA is encoded by the exons ATGACTGCAACTAGCTGGACAGACGCTGCGGCGACGCCCTCGCAGCCGGCGGGCAGCGGCCTCTTCACGTCGGGCGCTACCGTGTCGATTGACGCTCCAGCAAGCGTCGTGTTCGACATCATCACTAGCTACTCCCGATACAGCGAATGGAACACGTGGACGCCAACCCTCGCTTTTGAGGATGCGGATGGGAATGTCGCGGCGGGAGCAGAGGGTAGGCTCAAGACGATCATGAAGGCACAGAACCGTGCCTACGACATCCCCATTGAG ATCCTGGAGTTGGACCGAACATCCGAGACGCACAAACTGGCCTGGCGGAGCAAACTACTACCTGGGTGGGCAGCAACAGCAGAACGAGTTCAAACCGTGACGCCAGTCTCAGGCAATGATGGTGCTTGTGAGGTGAAGACCTGGGAGACGATGAGTGGGCCGGCAGCCTATGTCTTCAAGTACCTCATGGGCGTGCCCAAGCAGCTCAACGAGTCCAATGTCAACTatctcgccgagctcaaaACATACGCGGAAGGGAAGCAGGCCGGACAGGCTTAG